A portion of the Candidatus Pristimantibacillus lignocellulolyticus genome contains these proteins:
- a CDS encoding DNA-directed RNA polymerase subunit beta, translating to MKESGHEVEDRKNKEQSSNLDVHTTIDDTERGMLLSRSDKHKSAGRSAKEEDVVEVKKEVSTKKLPWWASSTFWILRKCIAPIIMIVMLVVGLYIGYVVVGGQPKGEVFQWSTWKHLWDLVFADS from the coding sequence ATGAAAGAAAGCGGACATGAGGTAGAAGATCGTAAAAACAAAGAGCAGTCCTCAAACTTAGATGTTCATACAACGATCGACGATACGGAAAGAGGTATGTTGCTTTCTCGCTCAGACAAGCATAAATCCGCCGGACGAAGTGCGAAAGAAGAAGATGTAGTTGAAGTGAAAAAAGAAGTTTCCACTAAAAAATTACCGTGGTGGGCGAGCTCAACGTTTTGGATACTACGTAAATGTATCGCTCCGATTATTATGATCGTGATGTTAGTGGTCGGATTGTACATTGGCTATGTTGTTGTAGGTGGTCAACCTAAGGGTGAAGTGTTTCAGTGGAGTACATGGAAGCATTTATGGGATCTAGTCTTCGCTGACTCTTAA
- the csaB gene encoding polysaccharide pyruvyl transferase CsaB yields MASNSTTFRIVISGYYGFNNSGDEAVLRSILLALQEQGERANVTIVPIVLSNDPASTTAMYGVESMPRMHPASIWKAIKSADALISGGGSLLQDATGKKTIPYYTGVIKLAQWLGKPTFIYAQGLGPVNSRVMFPFISSAMKKSSYISVRDEQSARLLRNIGVVKQSIEVVPDPVMGMPLPDQQTNWKVIEQDKPVIGVSVRFWPSDNKKLDYIVAALLKLINERDVHIRFLPFHTPDDVEASHYVHDLIVPHLNDSSTVEIANVEDDPQQMLLAVSQCDVLFGMRLHALIYAANQRIPLLGLSYDPKIDQFLERIGSEAIGSTEHLNADQFTAQVIQLLDGKEKWKTEKEPYISQLIEQSQKPAQQLIQFLRQNISR; encoded by the coding sequence ATGGCCTCCAATTCGACAACGTTTAGAATTGTAATTTCAGGTTATTATGGCTTTAACAATAGTGGGGACGAAGCAGTGCTTCGTTCCATTCTCCTTGCCCTGCAAGAGCAAGGAGAGCGTGCGAACGTAACAATTGTGCCTATCGTATTAAGTAATGATCCTGCTTCGACAACTGCAATGTATGGTGTAGAGTCTATGCCTCGAATGCATCCTGCTTCTATATGGAAAGCAATAAAGTCAGCAGATGCATTGATAAGTGGAGGAGGAAGTTTGTTACAAGATGCAACGGGTAAGAAGACCATTCCGTACTATACTGGAGTTATTAAACTTGCTCAATGGTTAGGTAAACCAACCTTTATCTATGCTCAAGGACTTGGACCAGTCAATTCTCGAGTTATGTTTCCTTTCATTTCTTCAGCGATGAAGAAAAGTAGCTATATTTCAGTAAGGGATGAACAATCTGCACGGTTATTACGTAATATTGGCGTTGTAAAACAATCGATAGAGGTAGTACCCGATCCAGTAATGGGTATGCCACTTCCTGATCAACAGACAAATTGGAAAGTAATAGAGCAGGACAAGCCTGTTATTGGTGTATCGGTTCGTTTCTGGCCCAGCGATAACAAAAAACTGGATTATATTGTAGCAGCGTTACTCAAATTAATTAATGAGCGTGATGTTCATATTCGCTTCTTGCCATTCCATACGCCTGATGATGTGGAAGCATCTCATTATGTCCATGATCTCATCGTACCTCATCTAAATGATTCAAGTACGGTAGAAATTGCTAATGTCGAGGATGACCCGCAACAGATGTTATTAGCAGTTTCGCAGTGTGATGTCTTATTCGGTATGCGACTTCATGCGTTAATCTATGCGGCTAATCAACGTATACCATTGCTTGGTTTAAGCTATGATCCTAAAATCGATCAATTTCTTGAACGAATCGGTTCTGAAGCAATTGGATCAACAGAGCATTTGAATGCTGATCAATTTACAGCGCAAGTTATACAATTATTAGATGGTAAAGAGAAGTGGAAAACGGAAAAAGAACCTTATATTTCACAACTTATTGAACAATCTCAGAAACCAGCGCAACAATTGATCCAATTTTTGCGTCAAAATATATCGAGGTGA
- a CDS encoding undecaprenyl/decaprenyl-phosphate alpha-N-acetylglucosaminyl 1-phosphate transferase, protein MPIGAVYAVGFVIALVIALVLTPLVKKFAFMVGAIDKPNHRKVHTRIMPRMGGLAIYLAFVGAFFCVFALIPEGTWLPKDSNLVKAMLVGGTIIIVTGALDDRFELSAKLKLVFQIIAACVVVFGFDIHISFVSLPFGENMQHLKEWIGIPVTILWIVGVTNAINLIDGLDGLAAGVSGIAISTILIMAIIMGFQPVILMSTLLLGGIIGFMKYNFHPAKIFMGDSGSLFLGYCLALLSLISFKQITLVSFVIPLLIIGVPLSDTFFAIIRRLVNKKPIFAPDKGHLHHRLQDLGFSHRKTVLMIWGIAAIFGGMAIIQSAVIKFNGANWITFAVVCLVIFFLQIGAEVIGIVDKSRRPVINLLTKLGLKIGKVNAESRSK, encoded by the coding sequence ATGCCAATTGGAGCAGTGTATGCGGTTGGTTTCGTAATTGCACTTGTAATAGCCTTGGTATTAACACCGTTGGTTAAAAAGTTCGCATTTATGGTCGGAGCAATTGATAAACCGAATCATCGTAAAGTTCATACGAGAATTATGCCACGAATGGGTGGTCTTGCTATTTATCTTGCGTTTGTCGGAGCATTTTTCTGTGTATTCGCACTTATTCCTGAAGGTACATGGCTACCGAAGGATTCTAATCTTGTGAAAGCGATGCTTGTTGGAGGCACGATTATTATCGTAACGGGTGCACTTGATGATCGTTTTGAACTATCCGCAAAACTTAAACTTGTATTTCAGATTATTGCAGCATGTGTTGTTGTATTTGGATTTGATATTCATATTAGCTTTGTTAGCTTGCCGTTCGGTGAGAACATGCAGCATCTGAAGGAATGGATCGGTATTCCGGTAACAATTCTTTGGATCGTAGGTGTAACCAACGCCATTAATCTTATTGATGGACTTGATGGTCTCGCAGCTGGTGTTTCTGGCATTGCAATTAGTACTATTCTTATTATGGCAATTATTATGGGCTTCCAGCCTGTTATTCTAATGAGTACATTGTTACTCGGTGGTATTATAGGATTTATGAAATATAATTTTCATCCCGCCAAAATCTTTATGGGCGACTCAGGGTCATTGTTTTTAGGCTACTGCTTAGCATTGTTATCTTTGATTTCCTTTAAACAAATTACGCTTGTATCTTTTGTTATTCCTTTACTTATTATCGGTGTACCACTATCTGACACATTTTTCGCCATTATTCGTCGATTAGTGAACAAGAAGCCGATCTTTGCACCTGATAAAGGACATCTACATCATCGTTTGCAAGACCTTGGTTTTAGCCATCGTAAAACGGTGTTGATGATATGGGGAATAGCAGCAATCTTTGGCGGTATGGCAATTATTCAATCCGCTGTTATCAAATTCAACGGTGCGAACTGGATAACATTCGCTGTCGTATGTTTAGTTATATTCTTCTTGCAAATTGGCGCCGAAGTTATCGGCATTGTCGATAAATCAAGAAGACCAGTCATTAACCTACTAACGAAGCTAGGGCTCAAGATCGGCAAAGTTAATGCTGAATCGCGGAGTAAATAA
- a CDS encoding phospho-sugar mutase gives MGQLLNEEVLNKYESWLNDSNIDAATKQELQELSGQDGEILDRFYRDLEFGTGGLRGVMGAGTNRLNAYTVGKATQGLANWLLESNVQSPAAVIAHDSRNNSPQFALDAALVLAANGIRTYLFTSLRATPQLSYAVRELKASTGVVVTASHNPPEYNGYKAYGADGCQLIPEDAEKVIAAIARIESFDEIKRMDQKAAEEAGLLVWLDENIDNSYVETVVSQSVNQELLHGDLGKNFKVVFTPLHGAGNEPVRDVLAAAGFEQVYVVEQQEQPDGYFSTVKSPNPEEKEAFTLAIELARKVGADIIVGTDPDADRMGAVVKNNEGEYVVLTGNQSGALMIHYLLSQLQQRGQLPDNGVVIKTIVTSEMGEVVAKHYGASVENTLTGFKYIGEKMTAYEGSGEKTFLFGYEESYGYLTGTYARDKDAIVAAMLICEAAAYYSTQGKTLYDVLQELYQQFGYYLETQQSRTLKGIDGVQQIAAIMNSFREQPPVEVAGVAVTEVLDYSKGIQGLRPENVLKYILADGSWFCLRPSGTEPKIKVYFAVKGSSESDAVDKQEKVSTAVMKRVDSL, from the coding sequence ATGGGACAATTGTTGAATGAAGAAGTGTTGAACAAATATGAGTCATGGCTGAATGATAGCAATATTGATGCAGCAACAAAGCAAGAGTTGCAAGAACTTTCAGGTCAAGACGGTGAGATATTAGATCGTTTTTATCGTGATCTTGAATTCGGTACAGGTGGCTTACGTGGTGTTATGGGTGCAGGTACAAATCGTCTTAATGCATATACAGTTGGAAAAGCTACTCAAGGACTTGCTAACTGGCTTTTAGAGTCGAACGTACAATCACCAGCGGCAGTTATTGCACATGATTCACGTAATAACTCTCCACAATTCGCACTTGATGCTGCACTAGTTCTGGCAGCTAATGGGATTCGCACATATTTATTCACTTCACTTCGTGCTACTCCACAATTGTCTTATGCAGTTCGTGAATTAAAAGCAAGCACTGGAGTTGTTGTAACAGCAAGTCACAATCCTCCTGAATATAATGGTTATAAAGCATATGGCGCTGATGGTTGTCAGTTAATACCGGAGGATGCAGAAAAGGTCATTGCAGCAATTGCTCGTATCGAGAGCTTCGACGAAATTAAACGTATGGATCAAAAAGCAGCCGAAGAAGCGGGTCTTTTAGTGTGGCTTGATGAGAATATCGATAACTCATACGTTGAAACTGTAGTATCGCAAAGTGTGAACCAAGAGCTATTACACGGCGATCTAGGTAAAAATTTCAAAGTGGTATTTACACCACTTCATGGTGCAGGTAATGAGCCAGTGCGTGATGTATTAGCGGCTGCAGGCTTTGAACAAGTATATGTTGTAGAGCAGCAAGAGCAACCTGACGGTTATTTCAGCACAGTTAAATCTCCGAATCCAGAAGAGAAAGAAGCATTTACACTTGCCATTGAGCTTGCTCGTAAAGTAGGCGCTGATATTATCGTTGGTACCGACCCTGATGCAGACCGTATGGGTGCGGTTGTAAAAAACAACGAAGGTGAATATGTAGTACTTACAGGTAACCAATCTGGGGCATTGATGATTCATTACTTACTTAGCCAATTACAACAACGTGGTCAATTGCCTGACAATGGTGTCGTGATTAAAACTATCGTAACGAGTGAGATGGGCGAGGTAGTTGCTAAGCATTATGGTGCTTCAGTAGAAAACACGCTTACAGGTTTTAAATATATTGGTGAGAAAATGACTGCTTATGAAGGTTCAGGCGAGAAAACATTTTTGTTCGGATATGAAGAAAGTTATGGCTACCTAACAGGTACTTATGCACGTGATAAAGATGCTATTGTTGCGGCAATGTTAATTTGTGAAGCAGCAGCATACTACAGTACACAAGGAAAAACATTGTATGATGTGCTGCAAGAACTATATCAACAATTCGGATATTATCTTGAAACACAACAATCACGTACATTAAAAGGAATTGATGGCGTACAGCAAATTGCTGCTATTATGAATAGCTTCCGTGAGCAGCCACCAGTAGAAGTTGCTGGTGTTGCTGTTACTGAAGTACTTGACTATTCCAAAGGGATTCAAGGATTACGTCCTGAAAATGTACTGAAATATATACTTGCAGACGGTTCATGGTTCTGCCTTCGTCCATCTGGGACTGAACCGAAAATTAAAGTGTACTTCGCTGTGAAAGGCTCTTCCGAATCGGATGCAGTTGACAAGCAGGAGAAGGTATCAACAGCAGTCATGAAACGTGTAGACTCCTTGTAA
- a CDS encoding WecB/TagA/CpsF family glycosyltransferase, which produces MTKPVPKIKIFGIPFSKMSMQETVEHLTDSIESNIQTHVITANPIMVMTALEKPQYKEMMFKSDLIVPDGAGIIWAAKQGGSPITERVTGIELIHELMAKGEKHHWKVYLLGTSQEIIESAANTLQLQYPQVRVVGYRNGFFTAEQDAEVIAEITELQPHLLFVARGAETQEPWIVKHRKQLGVPLIMGVGGSFDVISGKLKRAPQWMQKSKLEWLFRLVQEPKRLPRMMVIPKFMIKVMRNRDNITK; this is translated from the coding sequence ATGACGAAACCTGTACCGAAAATTAAAATCTTTGGTATTCCGTTTTCCAAAATGAGCATGCAAGAAACAGTTGAACATTTAACTGACAGTATTGAATCTAATATTCAAACCCATGTCATAACAGCTAATCCAATTATGGTAATGACAGCACTAGAAAAACCTCAGTACAAAGAAATGATGTTTAAATCTGATCTTATTGTACCTGATGGCGCTGGTATCATATGGGCAGCAAAGCAAGGCGGTAGTCCAATTACGGAACGAGTTACAGGAATTGAACTTATTCATGAACTGATGGCTAAAGGTGAGAAGCATCATTGGAAAGTGTATTTATTAGGTACAAGTCAAGAAATTATTGAATCTGCTGCAAACACGCTTCAATTGCAATATCCACAAGTGAGAGTAGTTGGTTATCGTAATGGTTTCTTTACTGCTGAACAGGATGCTGAAGTTATCGCTGAAATTACAGAATTACAACCACATTTACTATTTGTAGCTAGAGGTGCTGAGACACAAGAGCCTTGGATTGTGAAGCATAGGAAACAATTGGGCGTTCCCCTTATTATGGGTGTTGGCGGAAGTTTTGATGTTATTTCAGGTAAATTAAAACGTGCACCTCAATGGATGCAAAAATCGAAACTTGAATGGTTATTCCGATTAGTACAAGAGCCGAAACGTTTACCAAGAATGATGGTTATTCCTAAATTCATGATTAAAGTGATGCGAAACCGCGATAACATTACAAAATAG
- a CDS encoding flagellar hook-basal body protein produces the protein MNSSMINAINSMNAYQNKINTISDNVANQYTVGYKSKSAVFDDLLTTTKAQPEGFDLDGRLSPLGFTQGWGSRVTGIAMDFTQGSLNQTGVLTDMAIEGDALFEVIVDNAGTKAYTRDGSFQISMNAAGQGVLTTSEGYPVSGTLADGSTGPIIIPNGYEMQVQTDGTVLAVNNSGTITVGSINMVKAVRPDAMTAISDNLYAVSAGLNVDEVVARIIPNGANKIAVRQGYLEQSNVDMATQMTDLVRVQRAYQLAARALSSSDTMMQLANNLRS, from the coding sequence ATGAATAGCTCAATGATAAATGCTATCAATTCCATGAATGCCTATCAAAATAAAATCAATACAATTTCAGATAACGTTGCCAACCAATATACAGTCGGATACAAATCAAAATCTGCTGTATTTGATGATTTATTAACGACTACAAAAGCACAGCCCGAGGGTTTTGATCTAGATGGTCGCTTATCTCCACTTGGTTTCACACAAGGATGGGGCTCGCGTGTAACTGGAATTGCAATGGATTTCACTCAAGGTTCATTGAACCAGACCGGTGTATTAACGGATATGGCTATTGAAGGCGATGCATTATTTGAAGTTATTGTTGATAACGCTGGAACAAAAGCATATACACGTGATGGTTCATTCCAGATTAGTATGAATGCAGCTGGTCAAGGTGTGCTTACTACGAGTGAAGGTTATCCTGTTTCAGGAACATTAGCTGATGGTTCAACTGGGCCAATTATTATTCCTAACGGATACGAAATGCAAGTTCAGACGGACGGAACAGTACTAGCTGTTAACAATAGTGGTACAATTACAGTAGGTTCTATCAATATGGTGAAAGCAGTCAGACCTGATGCGATGACAGCTATTTCAGATAACTTATATGCTGTATCTGCTGGCTTGAATGTTGATGAAGTTGTTGCTAGAATTATTCCTAATGGTGCTAACAAAATAGCTGTTCGTCAAGGTTACTTAGAACAATCTAACGTTGACATGGCTACACAAATGACCGATTTAGTTAGAGTACAGCGTGCTTATCAGTTAGCTGCAAGAGCTTTAAGTTCTAGTGATACGATGATGCAATTAGCTAATAACTTACGCTCGTAA
- a CDS encoding DUF5693 family protein — protein sequence MFCSMMVPQKERAFVRTLWQRFNRQAKLCLWVITLIGVIAAIPLSFLRVEMEHSSDTVEYVFDYRDLEEIANYQLDFTKYMDEQLASLKTAGVNSMSLYESSLKDLMQSGRLVYYSEKEMATLRGEVLDTNVNHTYVLFSSEQAATEITPIIEREFERQGVNVTKYEFKGKSGLIIDEAVNAATLKTLDFDPMTIDKLVGMGFNIVARFSDRIQPFDVKWAEEQLARLSEHGVTRIIFDGSKVKGATDQAEFKSLTQYAALLKKYNMGVSIIENLKAPQEGLNTLAYGTNYNIVRVYSLSPDDSFTMTAEGMTDRFLLAAKDRNIRVFFLNVGIKSNGNTGVLESSVEKLVTELAGEEGVIAQLDANGYPSGIAEAFAYENPTWVKYARMIVVLGAIAIITLLISTFIPGSQIIVFLLGLIGSAGLFVLNSSLLEQGLALGAAISGPTLGVIWIMNRIYARTIGERRMVGGNEWTLGGTTPIHDGSLEQHKWIFPDMAITRRLGLALNWFVVGTCITLCSVPLVFGLLHNITYRLVIEQFRGVSALHIGPIVLVAIYVFLYQGNGAKGVLSRLWKILVKPITLLWVIVALVLAAIGLYYLSRTGNGGQVSGIEMIVRRWLESSVGVRPRFKEFMLGHPPMLLGLFLALRYRSAWLLIIVGTLGQLTMVSTFTHIHTPLLISIIRTGLGLGVGIIFGLILIGIWIVLEGVWRKWVWPPIRQRLEL from the coding sequence ATGTTTTGCTCAATGATGGTACCGCAGAAAGAGAGGGCTTTTGTGCGCACACTATGGCAACGTTTTAATAGACAAGCTAAGCTTTGTTTATGGGTGATAACATTAATAGGTGTTATAGCAGCTATTCCACTAAGTTTTTTACGTGTAGAAATGGAGCATTCATCCGACACGGTTGAGTATGTATTTGACTATCGTGACTTAGAAGAAATTGCAAATTATCAATTGGACTTTACGAAGTATATGGACGAGCAGTTAGCTAGTTTGAAAACTGCTGGAGTAAATTCTATGTCCTTATACGAAAGTTCATTGAAAGACTTGATGCAATCAGGTCGTTTGGTGTACTACTCTGAGAAAGAGATGGCAACTTTGCGAGGCGAAGTGCTTGATACGAATGTTAACCATACTTACGTTCTGTTCAGCAGTGAACAAGCTGCTACGGAAATTACACCAATTATTGAACGTGAATTTGAACGTCAAGGTGTCAATGTTACCAAGTATGAATTCAAAGGTAAGTCAGGTCTAATTATCGATGAAGCAGTTAATGCTGCTACACTGAAAACATTAGATTTTGATCCTATGACAATAGATAAGCTTGTTGGAATGGGATTTAATATCGTAGCGCGCTTTTCTGACCGTATTCAGCCATTTGATGTGAAATGGGCAGAAGAACAGCTTGCTCGACTAAGTGAACATGGCGTTACACGTATTATTTTTGATGGCTCTAAAGTAAAAGGTGCTACAGATCAAGCTGAATTTAAAAGTTTGACGCAATATGCAGCATTACTTAAAAAATATAATATGGGCGTAAGTATTATCGAGAACTTAAAAGCACCTCAAGAAGGATTAAATACACTTGCATATGGAACTAACTATAATATCGTTCGAGTGTATTCTTTATCCCCTGATGATAGCTTTACGATGACTGCTGAAGGAATGACAGATCGCTTCCTATTAGCAGCAAAAGATCGTAATATTCGTGTGTTCTTCTTGAATGTTGGTATTAAATCAAATGGTAACACAGGTGTGCTTGAAAGCTCTGTTGAGAAGCTTGTTACTGAACTTGCAGGTGAAGAGGGAGTTATCGCACAGTTAGATGCTAACGGGTATCCTTCAGGTATTGCAGAAGCATTTGCGTATGAAAATCCGACTTGGGTGAAATATGCACGTATGATTGTCGTGCTTGGGGCAATTGCGATTATTACTTTATTAATTTCTACATTTATTCCAGGAAGCCAGATTATCGTATTCTTATTAGGTCTGATCGGGTCTGCTGGTTTGTTTGTATTGAACAGCTCACTATTAGAGCAGGGACTAGCATTAGGAGCAGCGATAAGCGGACCGACACTAGGTGTGATCTGGATCATGAATCGTATCTATGCACGCACGATCGGTGAGCGTCGCATGGTTGGTGGTAACGAGTGGACATTGGGTGGCACGACTCCAATTCATGATGGAAGCTTAGAGCAACACAAATGGATCTTCCCGGACATGGCTATTACTCGTCGCTTAGGGCTTGCTCTGAACTGGTTCGTTGTTGGGACATGCATTACGCTATGCTCTGTTCCACTCGTATTTGGACTATTGCATAACATTACGTATCGTCTAGTAATTGAACAATTCCGCGGCGTAAGTGCGCTTCATATCGGACCAATTGTTTTAGTTGCGATTTATGTATTCTTATATCAAGGTAATGGTGCCAAAGGTGTACTTTCACGTCTATGGAAAATTCTTGTGAAACCAATTACACTGCTATGGGTTATCGTTGCGCTTGTGTTAGCAGCTATAGGGTTATACTACTTAAGCCGTACTGGTAACGGTGGACAAGTATCTGGAATAGAAATGATCGTTCGTCGATGGTTAGAATCGAGCGTAGGAGTACGTCCACGTTTCAAAGAATTTATGCTTGGACATCCACCGATGTTGTTAGGACTATTCCTTGCGCTTCGTTATCGTTCCGCTTGGTTATTAATTATTGTTGGAACACTAGGTCAGTTGACGATGGTAAGTACATTTACACATATTCATACACCGTTACTAATTTCTATCATTCGTACGGGCTTAGGACTGGGCGTAGGTATTATCTTCGGCTTAATACTTATCGGCATTTGGATCGTATTGGAAGGAGTTTGGCGTAAATGGGTATGGCCTCCAATTCGACAACGTTTAGAATTGTAA
- the fabZ gene encoding 3-hydroxyacyl-ACP dehydratase FabZ: MMDINEIMNVIPHRPPFLLVDRMIEVVPGERAVGIKNVTMNEPYFVGHFPGYPVMPGVLIVEALAQVGTVAMLTVEGNAGKLGFFAGIDGFRFRGQVTPGDTLTLEVEITRLKGSIGKGKGTAKVDGKVVAEGELMFALSDANKK; encoded by the coding sequence ATGATGGATATTAATGAAATTATGAATGTAATACCACACCGCCCACCGTTTCTACTTGTAGATCGAATGATTGAAGTAGTTCCAGGCGAGCGTGCTGTAGGTATAAAGAATGTAACGATGAACGAGCCCTACTTCGTAGGACATTTCCCAGGTTATCCAGTTATGCCGGGAGTGCTAATTGTTGAAGCATTAGCACAAGTAGGTACGGTTGCTATGCTTACGGTAGAAGGAAATGCCGGTAAGTTAGGATTCTTCGCTGGTATTGATGGATTCCGTTTCCGTGGTCAAGTTACACCTGGAGATACTCTTACATTAGAAGTAGAGATTACTCGTCTTAAAGGTTCAATTGGTAAAGGTAAAGGTACTGCTAAAGTTGATGGTAAAGTAGTTGCAGAAGGCGAATTAATGTTTGCGCTATCTGATGCAAATAAGAAATAG